A region of Drosophila mauritiana strain mau12 chromosome 3L, ASM438214v1, whole genome shotgun sequence DNA encodes the following proteins:
- the LOC117140480 gene encoding dnaJ homolog subfamily C member 5 homolog isoform X2 — MSAPGMDKRKLSTSGDSLYEILGLPKTATGDDIKKTYRKLALKYHPDKNPDNVDAADKFKEVNRAHSILSDQTKRNIYDNYGSLGLYIAEQFGEENVNAYFVVTSPAVKAVVICCAVITGCCCCCCCCCCCNFCCGKFKPPVNESHDQYSHLNEDVDLDDVNLGAGGVPVTSQPREQAGGQPVFAMPPPSGAVGVNPFTGAPVAANENTSLNTTEQTTYTPDMVNQKY, encoded by the exons ATGAGCGCACCTGGCATGGACAAGAGAAAACTCTC GACATCTGGCGACTCGCTTTACGAGATCCTAGGACTTCCGAAGACAGCCACCGGAGATGATATTAAAAAGACTTACCGGAAACTCGCACTCAAATACCATCCCGACAAGAACCCGGACAATGTGGATGCGGCTGATAAG TTCAAGGAAGTCAACCGGGCCCACTCGATATTGAGCGACCAGACGAAGCGCAACATATACGACAACTACGGCTCTTTGGGCTTGTACATAGCCGAGCAGTTTGGCGAAGAGAATGTCAACGCATATTTCGTGGTCACTTCACCGGCTGTAAAG GCGGTGGTTATCTGCTGTGCCGTGATCACTggatgctgttgttgttgctgctgctgctgctgttgcaacttCTGCTGCGGCAAGTTCAAGCCGCCGGTCAACGAGTCGCACGACCAGTATTCACATCTGAAT GAGGACGTTGATCTAGACGACGTTAACTTGGGTGCGGGCGGAGTCCCCGTTACCTCACAGCCGCGCGAACAGGCCGGAGGTCAGCCTGTTTTCGCCATGCCGCCGCCCAGTGGAGCCGTGGGAGTCAACCCCTTCACCGGCGCCCCTGTAGCAGCTAACGAGAATACGTCGCTAAACACAACGGAGCAGACCACTTACACGCCAG ATATGgttaatcaaaaatattag
- the LOC117140482 gene encoding GSK3-beta interaction protein, with product MGEPKATAEPAEEQAFNCEDEANAIINDVKAHVAEICISSKLASDATQIYLNIRTIESATCCVQVSSRGFKIVSSQYDTIDEDSRISALLRNGQDEGVDEEEEEIFETPYALLDKISPRYVESFGNQLCQQLRALQQMRTEFNEEDEEEEEEK from the coding sequence ATGGGCGAACCGAAAGCCACCGCGGAGCCTGCGGAGGAGCAGGCCTTCAACTGCGAGGACGAAGCCAACGCCATCATTAACGATGTGAAGGCTCACGTCGCTGAGATCTGCATCTCCTCCAAACTGGCGAGCGATGCCACGCAAATTTACCTGAACATCCGGACCATCGAGAGCGCCACTTGCTGCGTTCAGGTGAGCAGTCGTGGCTTCAAGATCGTCTCCTCCCAGTACGACACCATAGACGAGGATAGCCGGATCTCTGCACTGCTTCGTAACGGACAAGATGAGGGCgtcgacgaggaggaggaagagaTATTTGAAACGCCGTATGCGCTGCTTGACAAGATCAGCCCCCGCTACGTTGAATCGTTTGGCAACCAGCTGTGCCAGCAGCTTAGAGCGCTGCAACAAATGCGAACCGAGTTCAacgaggaggacgaggaggaggaggaagagaAGTGA
- the LOC117140480 gene encoding dnaJ homolog subfamily C member 5 homolog isoform X1: MSAPGMDKRKLSTSGDSLYEILGLPKTATGDDIKKTYRKLALKYHPDKNPDNVDAADKFKEVNRAHSILSDQTKRNIYDNYGSLGLYIAEQFGEENVNAYFVVTSPAVKAVVICCAVITGCCCCCCCCCCCNFCCGKFKPPVNESHDQYSHLNRPDGNREGNDMPPHLGQPPRLEDVDLDDVNLGAGGVPVTSQPREQAGGQPVFAMPPPSGAVGVNPFTGAPVAANENTSLNTTEQTTYTPDMVNQKY; this comes from the exons ATGAGCGCACCTGGCATGGACAAGAGAAAACTCTC GACATCTGGCGACTCGCTTTACGAGATCCTAGGACTTCCGAAGACAGCCACCGGAGATGATATTAAAAAGACTTACCGGAAACTCGCACTCAAATACCATCCCGACAAGAACCCGGACAATGTGGATGCGGCTGATAAG TTCAAGGAAGTCAACCGGGCCCACTCGATATTGAGCGACCAGACGAAGCGCAACATATACGACAACTACGGCTCTTTGGGCTTGTACATAGCCGAGCAGTTTGGCGAAGAGAATGTCAACGCATATTTCGTGGTCACTTCACCGGCTGTAAAG GCGGTGGTTATCTGCTGTGCCGTGATCACTggatgctgttgttgttgctgctgctgctgctgttgcaacttCTGCTGCGGCAAGTTCAAGCCGCCGGTCAACGAGTCGCACGACCAGTATTCACATCTGAAT CGCCCCGATGGCAATCGAGAGGGCAACGATATGCCACCGCATCTGGGACAGCCACCACGCCTT GAGGACGTTGATCTAGACGACGTTAACTTGGGTGCGGGCGGAGTCCCCGTTACCTCACAGCCGCGCGAACAGGCCGGAGGTCAGCCTGTTTTCGCCATGCCGCCGCCCAGTGGAGCCGTGGGAGTCAACCCCTTCACCGGCGCCCCTGTAGCAGCTAACGAGAATACGTCGCTAAACACAACGGAGCAGACCACTTACACGCCAG ATATGgttaatcaaaaatattag